Genomic window (Deltaproteobacteria bacterium):
GCCATCGAATCGGCTGCCCTGCCTCAGCATCATCGTGATCCGTTCGACCGAGTGCTCGTCGCGCAAGCTCGCATCGAGGACCTGCCGCTCATGAGTACCGACGACGTCTTCGAGTCCTACGATGTCGAGATGCTGTGGGCGCGGTGATGGCGCAGGGCTCCGCGGAGCTCGAGCTGTCCACGCCTTGGCGACCAGGCGGGGCTCGCCGAGCGTCCGTCCGGATCCCTCGGCCAGGCGCGCGGGAATGTGCGCCGACACGTTGCAAGGGAACGCAGCACGACGACGGTCGTCGCCGTACGCCCGGCCGCCGCGCTACTCGTAGATGATCTCATCAGCGGCATCCGCCTCCGCCGCATCGCGCGCATAGTCGCGCGCCAACGCCGCCACTCTGTGCTTGCCGTGCTCGCGGTACCACTCGTGGGCGACGATCATGGCCATCACTTCGTTGGTGCCGGTCCAGATCGAGGCGAGGCGGATGTCGCGGTAGATGCGCTCCAGTGGCAGCACGTTGGTGTAGCCGATGCCGCCCACCACCTGCATGGCGTTGTGCACCACCTTCTGGCAGGACTCGGTGACGAACTTCTTCGTTTCGGAGATCAACCGGCGCACGTGGTCCATGTCCGCGACATCGTCGGCGGCGCGCGAGGTGGCGTACACCATGGCGCGGCAGGCATCGAGCAGCGTGGCGGCCTCGGCGACCTGGAAGCTGACGCCCTGGAAGCGGTTGATGACCTGGCCGAAGGCCTTGCGCCGCGAGGTGTAGTGGGTGGCGACCTCGAGCGCCGGGCGGGCGGCGCCGACGGTCATCGCCGCGGTGCCGAGGCGCTCGGGGATCATCATGGTGTTGAACACCGGGAAGGCGCCGTGCACCTGGCCGACGACGTTCTCGCGCGGAACCTCGACGTTGCGAAACACCAGGCGTCCGGTGCCGCCGCCGCGGCAGCCCATCAAGCCGTAGAGGTACTTGGTCTCCACGCCGGGGCCACGGTCGACGATGAAGCAGGTGATGCTGCTCTGCGGCGGCGCCTTCGGATCGGGGTTCGTGCGCGCGTACACCAGGAAGTAATCCGCGCCCTCGGCCCCCACGATGAAGCGCTTCTGGCCATTGAGCAGGAAGTGGTCGCCGCAATCCTTGGCCGTCGTCGTAGCGCCGAAGAAGTCCGAGCCGCCGCGCGGCTCGGTGAGGCACTCCGCGGCGAACAGGTCGCCGGCGAGCAGCGGCTTCACGTAGCGTTCGCGCTGCGCGTCGGTGCCGTGACGAATGATGGCATCGCAGACCAGGTCGGCGCCGACGCCGAAGACACAGGCCAGCTCGTAGCTCAGGCTGCCGATCTCCTCGCAGACCGCGCTGGCCGTCACCCAGTCCATGCCGCGGCCACCCCACGCCTCCGGGTGACGCACGCCGAGCAGGTTCCGCTTGGCCGCCTCGCGGAGCCACTCTTTCGGAAAGCGCACGATCTCGGCGTCCATGTCGAGGATGAGCTGACGCGGCGTGTCCTTGACGAACGCGCGGGCGTCGTCGACGACCTTCTTCTGAGCTTCGCTGAGCAAGTGTGCGATCATGGCTCCTCCTCAACGTAGACGATCGGAATGCTCGTGGCGAGCGGGAGTCCGTCGCGATCCCTGATTGCGGCCACCGCGTCGCGGCAGCCCCAATGCTGGCGCCGTTTCACAGAAGGCAGCACTCCCCGCCTTCTCGCGCGGGCTCGGCGACATGACCTCCGCAGTCGGACGTGTGCGGCGGGAAACCGTGCATCAAAGGGACCCGCATCACCGTGTACGACGTGCTGGAGTACATGGCGGGGGGAATGAGCGAAGCGGCCGTCCTCGCGGACTTCCCTGCGATGACCGTCGATACGGAGCGTGCACGCACGGGGCGGATGCGGTGACGACCGCTCGTCACCCGGGGGCGCGGGCCCCGGCATCGTGCGACCCGAGCGTGATCCGGCGCCGCTGCGCGCCCCAGAGCGCGATCGCGGCGATCGTCGGGGCCGCGCACGCGACCGCGGTCATCGCGTAGTCGAAGCCGCTCGTCGCCGAGGGGAGATTCCACAGCACGGCCTGTGTCGCGGTGGCGAGCGCGTCGCACGTGACGGCGACCGCAAGCGCCGCCCCGAGTGTGATCGACGGACGACGCATGAGCCGGAAGATTCCGGCCGCGATCAGGACGTCGAACGCGACCCATCCCCACTTGACCCAGGGCGCTCCGAACCAATGACGCGTCGGGGCGACCGCGATCAGCATCGTCCACGGAACGAGCAGGAGGGCGAGGACGCGGAGCACCGCGGTCGGCCCGCGGACGAAGGAGCGCCACGCGAAGCGTGCGAATCCGTTCCCGGTGAACGCGCGGAGCGCGTCGACGATCGATGCCACGGCGCTCTGCCGCGCCGGAAACGCCAGATAGATGGTCTGCCAGTCGGTCGGACGGAGCTTCGCCTTGTACGAGCGCAGGCCCTCGAAGTCGTAGAGCGGACGCGCCCCCCGGCGCGCGACCCGCAAGGGCAGCGGCACTTCGCCCGCGAGAGGCGCGAGCCCGAGGGTCACCCATTCGCCCTCTGAAGCGGCCGCCCAGCGCATGACGGCGTCGACCAGGAGCTCGCCCGTCCCGTTCGGGGCGCTCGGATCGCGGATCAGCGTCTCGATGAACCAGCCGCGTCGCGCCGGGACGGGCAGTACGACAGCGAAGCCGACGAGCCGGCCGTCGCGTTCGGCGACGAAGAAGCTCTGGTGGCGCGCGAGCGCGAACGGATCGAGGCGGACGAGAAAGGCCATGGCAGCCATGCCGCGCGTCGCGAGCCAACGTTTCGAGAGGCGCCGGACGGCGGCCCGGGTGGCGTCGGCGTGGAGATCGGTCGCCGAGAGCTGACGGGTTCGCACGCCCTTGGCGCGGGCGCGGCGGAGCTGCTCGCGGAGGCTCCGGTGGTCGGCGAGGATGTCGGGCCACGCGCGCGGATCCCAGGCAGGTTGCTCGCCGATCTCGAGCGCCCGGAGCCCGTCGGTCGCGTCGACGAGGCGGCGCTCCGCGGCGAAGAAGGAACAGCGCCGGCCGGCCGCCTCCGCCGCGGCGACGAACGCGCGGACGGCGGCCGCGATGCGGTCGGGGGCGGCGATCGGTGCGCCGGCGGCCACCCACGCGGACCCGGTATCGAGGTAGGCGACGCATGCGTCGTCGCCGTCGAAGAAGAACGAGCACCCGGCTTTGACGGTCTGGAAGGCCG
Coding sequences:
- a CDS encoding DUF2156 domain-containing protein; this translates as MTRADERPLALLARHGWNSTAFQTVKAGCSFFFDGDDACVAYLDTGSAWVAAGAPIAAPDRIAAAVRAFVAAAEAAGRRCSFFAAERRLVDATDGLRALEIGEQPAWDPRAWPDILADHRSLREQLRRARAKGVRTRQLSATDLHADATRAAVRRLSKRWLATRGMAAMAFLVRLDPFALARHQSFFVAERDGRLVGFAVVLPVPARRGWFIETLIRDPSAPNGTGELLVDAVMRWAAASEGEWVTLGLAPLAGEVPLPLRVARRGARPLYDFEGLRSYKAKLRPTDWQTIYLAFPARQSAVASIVDALRAFTGNGFARFAWRSFVRGPTAVLRVLALLLVPWTMLIAVAPTRHWFGAPWVKWGWVAFDVLIAAGIFRLMRRPSITLGAALAVAVTCDALATATQAVLWNLPSATSGFDYAMTAVACAAPTIAAIALWGAQRRRITLGSHDAGARAPG
- a CDS encoding DUF433 domain-containing protein; this translates as MCGGKPCIKGTRITVYDVLEYMAGGMSEAAVLADFPAMTVDTERARTGRMR
- a CDS encoding acyl-CoA/acyl-ACP dehydrogenase; its protein translation is MIAHLLSEAQKKVVDDARAFVKDTPRQLILDMDAEIVRFPKEWLREAAKRNLLGVRHPEAWGGRGMDWVTASAVCEEIGSLSYELACVFGVGADLVCDAIIRHGTDAQRERYVKPLLAGDLFAAECLTEPRGGSDFFGATTTAKDCGDHFLLNGQKRFIVGAEGADYFLVYARTNPDPKAPPQSSITCFIVDRGPGVETKYLYGLMGCRGGGTGRLVFRNVEVPRENVVGQVHGAFPVFNTMMIPERLGTAAMTVGAARPALEVATHYTSRRKAFGQVINRFQGVSFQVAEAATLLDACRAMVYATSRAADDVADMDHVRRLISETKKFVTESCQKVVHNAMQVVGGIGYTNVLPLERIYRDIRLASIWTGTNEVMAMIVAHEWYREHGKHRVAALARDYARDAAEADAADEIIYE